One part of the Pirellulales bacterium genome encodes these proteins:
- a CDS encoding tryptophan halogenase family protein — MTVRPEQDSRIRNIVVLGGGTAGWMAASYLASQLQGGVRIAVLEAPAIPRIGVGEATVPNLQKVFFDQLGLAERDWMRECNASFKVGVKFTNWCTAGPSQPTPRRLRHGNDQFYHPFGILPDCDRVPLSHYWFLKKHRGETDERFDYACFREPPLLDAKRSPCWLDGRPATRYAWHFDAQLVAAFLQRHATGKLGVEHVQDVLKDVRFDERGHIESLLTEGGRCLKGDLFIDCSGFRGLLINGALGEPFIDMNDHLLCDSAVATPVPHDDARHGVEPYTSAIAMQAGWTWKTPMLSRFGTGYVYSSQFVGEDQAVAEFCRLWRLDPENTPLNRMRFRVGRNRRSWVKNCVSIGLASCFLEPLESSGIYFIYAALYQLTKHFPDKHFDPTLVDRFNREIELMFDDTRDFIQAHFYFSPRVDTPFWRANKELRLADNIREKIATYKAGLAINPPITDEKTYYGNFDAEFRNFWTNGSYYSIFAGLGFVPEHPLPLLHYRPRSVEKAEALLADVKRQQQELLGTLPSCYEYLCRLHGREPAQQAAGAAENELPPLAPVETSGLGIEVPGAQV; from the coding sequence ATGACAGTACGACCAGAGCAGGATTCGCGGATCAGGAACATCGTCGTTTTGGGTGGCGGCACGGCGGGCTGGATGGCCGCCTCCTATCTGGCAAGCCAACTCCAGGGCGGCGTGCGGATCGCGGTGCTTGAGGCCCCAGCCATCCCCCGAATCGGCGTCGGCGAGGCCACGGTTCCCAATCTGCAAAAGGTTTTTTTCGATCAGCTTGGCCTCGCCGAGCGCGACTGGATGCGCGAGTGCAATGCCAGCTTCAAGGTGGGCGTGAAGTTCACGAACTGGTGTACGGCCGGGCCCTCGCAGCCGACGCCCCGCCGGCTGCGGCACGGCAACGACCAGTTTTATCATCCCTTCGGCATCTTGCCCGACTGCGACCGCGTGCCGCTCTCGCACTACTGGTTCTTGAAGAAGCACCGCGGCGAGACCGACGAGCGGTTCGACTACGCCTGCTTCCGTGAACCGCCACTGCTGGATGCGAAACGGTCGCCGTGCTGGCTGGATGGCCGCCCGGCGACGCGCTATGCCTGGCATTTCGACGCCCAGCTCGTGGCCGCGTTTCTCCAGCGGCATGCCACCGGCAAGCTCGGCGTAGAGCACGTGCAAGACGTGCTCAAGGACGTTCGCTTCGACGAGCGCGGCCACATCGAAAGTTTGCTGACCGAAGGCGGACGGTGCCTCAAGGGCGATCTGTTCATCGACTGTTCCGGCTTTCGCGGCCTGTTGATCAACGGTGCGCTGGGCGAACCGTTCATCGACATGAACGACCACCTGCTGTGCGACAGCGCGGTGGCGACCCCCGTGCCGCACGACGATGCCCGGCATGGCGTCGAGCCTTACACCTCGGCCATTGCCATGCAGGCGGGCTGGACCTGGAAGACCCCCATGCTCTCGCGGTTCGGCACGGGCTACGTCTATTCCAGCCAGTTCGTCGGTGAAGACCAGGCCGTCGCAGAGTTTTGCCGGCTCTGGCGTCTCGACCCGGAGAACACCCCGTTGAACCGAATGCGCTTCCGGGTGGGGCGCAACCGCCGCTCGTGGGTGAAAAACTGCGTCAGCATCGGGCTGGCATCCTGTTTTCTCGAGCCGCTGGAATCGTCGGGCATCTACTTTATCTATGCGGCGCTTTACCAGTTGACGAAGCACTTCCCCGACAAGCATTTCGACCCCACGCTCGTCGATCGCTTCAATCGCGAGATCGAGCTGATGTTCGACGACACGCGCGACTTCATTCAGGCCCATTTCTATTTTTCGCCGCGCGTCGACACGCCGTTTTGGCGGGCGAACAAAGAGTTGCGGCTGGCCGACAACATTCGCGAGAAGATCGCCACCTACAAGGCAGGACTGGCCATCAATCCGCCGATCACCGACGAGAAAACGTATTACGGCAATTTCGACGCGGAGTTCCGGAATTTCTGGACCAACGGCAGCTATTACTCGATCTTCGCGGGCCTGGGATTTGTGCCCGAACACCCGTTGCCGTTGCTGCACTACCGGCCTCGGTCGGTTGAGAAAGCCGAGGCCCTGTTGGCCGACGTAAAACGGCAACAACAGGAACTACTCGGCACGCTGCCGAGCTGCTATGAATACCTGTGTCGCTTGCACGGACGTGAACCGGCCCAACAGGCCGCTGGTGCAGCGGAGAACGAATTGCCACCACTTGCGCCGGTCGAAACATCGGGTCTGGGCATTGAGGTGCCGGGCGCGCAGGTGTAG
- a CDS encoding Re/Si-specific NAD(P)(+) transhydrogenase subunit alpha → MMIGIVKENYPGEKRVALVPGSVAALRKLGCEVVMEPGAGVPAGYGDAAYEREGVRLAADRAEVFRLADCLPQVRTLGANLEAGVTDLELIRHGQVLVGFADPLVAASAAQQIAARGGTLLAMELIPRITRAQSMDALSSMASIAGYKAVLLAATTLGKLLPMMMTAAGTISPSKVFVMGAGVAGLQAIATARRLGAVVEAYDVRPAVKEQVQSLGAKFLELPLETAGAQDQGGYAKQLDESVYAKQRELMLKAVAASDAIITTAAIPGKKSPVLVTAEMVRAMAPGSVIVDLAAERGGNCELTRPDETVVENGVTILGPTNLPSTVPLHASQMYSRNVAALLCHLLKDGSLNFDLSDPIVRETLVTRDGEVVQPRVREVLGLAPAEPPAAG, encoded by the coding sequence ATGATGATCGGCATTGTCAAAGAGAACTATCCGGGCGAGAAGCGCGTGGCGCTCGTGCCCGGTTCGGTCGCCGCCCTGCGAAAGCTGGGTTGCGAGGTGGTGATGGAACCGGGCGCGGGCGTCCCTGCCGGCTACGGCGACGCGGCCTATGAACGCGAGGGCGTCCGCCTGGCGGCCGACCGGGCAGAGGTGTTTCGCCTCGCCGATTGTCTACCGCAGGTCCGCACGTTGGGCGCCAATTTGGAGGCCGGCGTCACCGACCTGGAGCTGATTCGGCACGGACAGGTGCTCGTCGGCTTTGCCGATCCGCTGGTGGCCGCATCGGCCGCTCAGCAAATCGCGGCGCGGGGCGGCACGCTTTTGGCCATGGAGCTGATACCGCGGATCACTCGTGCTCAGAGCATGGACGCCTTATCGTCGATGGCTTCGATCGCGGGCTACAAAGCCGTGCTGCTGGCGGCGACGACGCTGGGCAAGCTGTTGCCCATGATGATGACGGCCGCCGGCACGATTTCGCCCTCGAAAGTATTTGTGATGGGCGCCGGCGTGGCGGGCTTGCAGGCCATCGCCACGGCCCGGCGGCTGGGCGCGGTGGTTGAAGCCTACGACGTCCGGCCGGCCGTCAAGGAGCAGGTGCAGAGCTTGGGGGCCAAGTTCCTGGAGTTGCCGCTGGAAACGGCCGGCGCGCAGGACCAGGGCGGCTATGCCAAGCAACTCGACGAAAGCGTCTATGCGAAGCAACGTGAGTTGATGCTCAAGGCGGTGGCGGCCAGCGACGCGATCATTACCACGGCGGCGATACCCGGCAAGAAGTCGCCGGTGCTGGTGACGGCCGAGATGGTGCGGGCCATGGCGCCCGGTTCGGTAATCGTCGACCTGGCTGCCGAGCGGGGCGGCAACTGTGAGCTGACGCGGCCCGACGAGACCGTGGTGGAAAACGGCGTGACCATTCTCGGCCCCACGAACCTGCCCTCGACCGTCCCGCTGCACGCCAGCCAGATGTATTCGCGCAACGTCGCCGCGCTGCTCTGCCATTTGCTCAAAGACGGCAGCTTGAACTTCGACCTGAGCGATCCGATCGTCCGCGAGACGCTGGTCACCCGCGACGGCGAAGTGGTGCAGCCTCGTGTGCGCGAGGTGCTGGGCTTGGCGCCGGCCGAGCCGCCTGCCGCCGGCTAG
- the rfbD gene encoding dTDP-4-dehydrorhamnose reductase: MTIAVTGAGGQLGRELCRLLGNRATALDRSHLDITAAERVRRTLAKLRPEAVINTAAYTQVDRAEEQPEQCWKANAEGVGFLARACGELQVPLVQISTDYVFGQNVGRTAPYREDDPPAPQGVYAQSKLAGEQQARSWQQHIIVRTCGLYALPGPNTAASNFVETMLRLARQGKHLRVVADQHCTPSYVPHVARAVLFLLENRHFGPYHVVNGGATNWHDFACEIFRLAGLTVTIERITTAEYGARAPRPSYSVLDTGKYHALGGPPMPTWQEALAEYLGV; encoded by the coding sequence ATGACGATCGCCGTAACGGGAGCCGGCGGGCAATTAGGCCGCGAACTTTGTCGGCTTTTGGGCAACCGGGCGACGGCTCTCGACCGGTCGCACCTCGACATCACCGCTGCCGAACGGGTGCGCCGGACGCTTGCCAAACTGCGGCCCGAGGCCGTCATCAACACCGCGGCCTACACGCAGGTCGACCGCGCCGAAGAGCAGCCGGAGCAATGTTGGAAGGCCAACGCCGAGGGCGTGGGCTTTCTTGCCCGTGCGTGCGGCGAGCTGCAGGTGCCGCTGGTCCAGATCAGCACCGACTATGTTTTTGGGCAGAATGTGGGCCGCACGGCGCCCTATCGCGAGGACGACCCGCCCGCGCCGCAGGGCGTCTATGCGCAAAGCAAGCTGGCAGGCGAACAGCAGGCACGGAGTTGGCAACAGCACATCATCGTGCGGACGTGCGGGCTGTATGCTCTTCCCGGTCCCAATACGGCCGCCAGCAACTTCGTCGAGACGATGCTCCGGCTGGCGCGGCAGGGAAAGCACCTGCGCGTGGTGGCCGATCAACATTGCACGCCCAGCTATGTACCGCACGTGGCCCGGGCCGTGCTGTTCCTGCTGGAAAACCGGCACTTTGGCCCGTATCACGTGGTGAACGGCGGCGCTACGAATTGGCACGATTTCGCCTGTGAAATCTTTCGCCTGGCCGGGCTGACGGTGACGATCGAACGCATCACCACGGCCGAGTACGGCGCGCGAGCGCCACGCCCATCCTACAGCGTGCTCGACACGGGCAAGTATCACGCCCTGGGCGGCCCGCCCATGCCGACCTGGCAGGAAGCGCTCGCCGAGTATCTGGGCGTGTAG
- a CDS encoding acetylxylan esterase, protein MTVSSASAEFPPVSELRSQPALPDPLVMFDGRRVATPEEWRAKRRPELKQLFEFYMYGRAPAPPDNVSAKVERVDANYFGGKATKKEVTISFGPSGTPAIHLLLVVPNHRVRAAPVFVGPNFHGNHALVTDRNVALPEAWMPDNTPGAEDHRATDAGRGTETGVWNLEGSVDRGYAVATFYCGDVDPDKPDFSDGVHPHYFKAGQTQPGPHEWGTIAAWAWGISRAVDYLVTDSDIDRQRVAVVGHSRLGKTALLAAAMDERIALAIPLQAGCGGTAPSRGKVGESVKQINDRFPHWFCGTFKEFNDQVDRLPFDQHSLVALVAPRPVLFANAVEDEWANPAGQFQVLKAADPVYRFLGVEGLGTDVMPPLEKLVGGRLGYFIRPGKHSMTLLDWQAFWDFADRHFGKTAAAK, encoded by the coding sequence ATGACCGTATCCTCCGCCTCCGCCGAGTTTCCACCGGTCAGCGAGCTTCGCTCACAACCGGCGTTGCCGGACCCATTGGTCATGTTCGACGGCCGGCGTGTGGCGACGCCCGAAGAATGGCGCGCGAAGCGCCGGCCGGAGCTGAAGCAACTGTTCGAGTTCTATATGTATGGTCGGGCACCGGCACCGCCCGACAATGTTTCGGCGAAAGTCGAACGCGTCGACGCCAACTATTTCGGCGGCAAGGCGACGAAGAAGGAAGTGACGATTTCGTTCGGCCCGTCAGGCACTCCGGCGATTCACCTGCTGCTGGTGGTGCCCAACCACCGTGTACGAGCGGCGCCCGTCTTCGTGGGGCCGAACTTTCACGGCAACCATGCGCTCGTTACCGATCGCAACGTGGCGCTGCCCGAAGCGTGGATGCCCGACAATACGCCCGGCGCCGAAGACCATCGCGCGACCGATGCCGGTCGGGGCACGGAGACCGGCGTCTGGAACCTGGAAGGCTCGGTCGATCGCGGCTATGCGGTGGCCACCTTTTATTGCGGCGATGTCGATCCCGACAAGCCCGACTTCAGCGACGGCGTCCATCCGCACTATTTCAAGGCCGGGCAAACGCAGCCGGGGCCGCACGAGTGGGGAACCATCGCCGCTTGGGCCTGGGGCATCAGCCGGGCGGTCGATTATCTGGTGACCGATAGCGATATCGATCGCCAGCGGGTTGCGGTCGTGGGACATTCGCGGCTGGGCAAGACCGCCCTGTTGGCGGCGGCGATGGATGAACGGATTGCGTTGGCCATTCCGTTGCAAGCCGGTTGCGGCGGCACGGCTCCCAGCCGCGGCAAGGTCGGCGAATCGGTCAAGCAGATCAACGACCGCTTTCCGCACTGGTTTTGCGGCACGTTCAAAGAGTTCAACGACCAAGTCGATCGGCTGCCGTTCGATCAGCACTCGCTGGTGGCACTGGTCGCCCCGCGTCCGGTGCTGTTCGCCAACGCGGTCGAAGACGAGTGGGCCAATCCGGCCGGGCAATTCCAGGTGCTCAAGGCGGCCGATCCGGTCTATCGCTTCCTGGGCGTCGAAGGGCTGGGCACCGACGTCATGCCGCCGCTGGAAAAGCTGGTCGGCGGACGCCTCGGCTATTTCATCCGTCCCGGCAAGCACTCCATGACGCTGCTCGACTGGCAAGCGTTTTGGGATTTCGCCGACCGGCATTTCGGTAAAACCGCGGCGGCCAAATAA
- a CDS encoding NADH-quinone oxidoreductase subunit I, protein MLQWLSDIWVAVKTVAQGMLVTLRYWLKTYDPQRKTFTEHFEYPELPVPVAPRYRGFHRYDLTTCIACDQCAKACPVDCIYIGKERVTQGKGFRVTGFTIDYTKCMFCALCVEPCPVDCIFMGATHDLSCYSRDGCIVDFSRLPVEVAWGRATLNPTVVASSKVIAEPVHGGPNQ, encoded by the coding sequence ATGCTTCAATGGCTTTCGGATATTTGGGTTGCGGTCAAAACGGTCGCACAGGGAATGCTGGTCACGCTGCGATACTGGCTGAAGACCTATGATCCGCAGCGCAAGACCTTCACCGAGCACTTCGAGTATCCCGAATTGCCGGTGCCCGTGGCGCCGCGATACCGGGGGTTCCACCGCTACGACCTGACGACGTGCATCGCCTGCGACCAGTGCGCCAAGGCCTGCCCGGTCGATTGCATCTACATCGGCAAAGAGCGGGTCACGCAGGGCAAAGGGTTTCGCGTGACGGGCTTCACCATCGACTATACGAAGTGCATGTTTTGCGCGTTGTGCGTGGAGCCGTGCCCGGTCGACTGCATCTTCATGGGCGCCACGCACGACCTGAGTTGTTACAGCCGCGACGGCTGCATTGTCGACTTTTCGCGTTTGCCGGTCGAGGTGGCCTGGGGCCGGGCGACTCTCAACCCAACGGTCGTGGCGAGCTCCAAGGTGATCGCGGAGCCGGTCCACGGCGGGCCGAATCAGTAG
- the hppD gene encoding 4-hydroxyphenylpyruvate dioxygenase, translating to MSAGPLPLKAIHHVELLVGNAKQAAYYYRHAFGFSQLAFAGPETGVREQASYVLYQGQIRLVLSTPLHPDDPMTEHLRLHGDGVLDIAFLVDDVDAVFHEAVSRGAHIALDPYDRADEHGRIRRAKIRAYGDTLHSFISMADYNGPFLPGYRVRRQPAPGAGLERIDHIVGNVEGGRMNDWGTYYNKVLGFHQFMTFDDKDISTEFSALRSQVMAAPDNLIKFPINEPAPGKRKSQIQEYLDYNVGAGVQHVALSTRDIIHTVSVLQQNGVEFLGVPDAYYDLIWDRVGDVREDHESLRRLKILIDRDEKGYLLQIFTRPVEDRPTLFFEIIQREGSDAFGKGNFKSLFEAIERDQAARGNL from the coding sequence ATGTCCGCAGGACCGCTGCCGCTGAAGGCAATCCATCATGTCGAACTTTTGGTCGGCAACGCCAAACAGGCGGCCTATTACTATCGGCACGCCTTCGGCTTCTCGCAGTTGGCCTTCGCCGGTCCCGAAACGGGCGTCCGCGAACAGGCCTCCTACGTGCTCTATCAGGGCCAGATTCGCCTGGTGCTGAGCACGCCGCTGCACCCCGACGATCCGATGACCGAGCACCTGCGACTGCACGGCGACGGCGTGCTGGACATCGCCTTTCTCGTCGACGACGTCGACGCGGTGTTCCACGAAGCGGTGTCGCGGGGCGCCCACATCGCCTTGGATCCCTACGACCGCGCCGACGAACATGGCCGCATCCGCCGGGCGAAAATCCGCGCCTACGGCGACACGCTGCACTCCTTCATTTCGATGGCCGATTACAACGGGCCTTTCTTGCCCGGCTATCGCGTCCGCCGGCAGCCGGCGCCCGGCGCGGGACTGGAGCGGATCGACCATATCGTGGGCAACGTCGAAGGAGGCCGCATGAACGACTGGGGCACCTATTACAACAAGGTGCTCGGCTTCCACCAGTTCATGACCTTCGACGACAAAGACATCTCCACCGAGTTTTCGGCCCTGCGCAGCCAGGTGATGGCCGCCCCGGACAACCTGATCAAGTTCCCCATCAACGAGCCGGCGCCCGGCAAACGCAAGAGCCAAATCCAAGAATATCTCGACTACAACGTCGGTGCCGGCGTGCAGCACGTCGCGCTGAGCACACGCGACATCATTCATACCGTCTCGGTTTTGCAACAAAACGGCGTGGAGTTCCTCGGCGTGCCCGACGCCTACTACGATCTGATCTGGGACCGCGTGGGCGACGTGCGGGAAGACCACGAGTCGCTGCGGAGGCTGAAGATCCTGATCGACCGCGACGAGAAGGGTTACTTGCTGCAGATATTCACGCGGCCTGTCGAAGACCGGCCGACGCTGTTTTTCGAAATCATTCAGCGCGAAGGTTCCGACGCCTTCGGCAAAGGGAACTTCAAGTCGTTGTTCGAGGCCATCGAGCGCGACCAGGCAGCCAGGGGGAACCTGTAG
- a CDS encoding phytanoyl-CoA dioxygenase family protein: MTNTQACRQLDDLGYVLLPNLMGHDLQSRLRDGVEQLFALEGAAAGSEFKPEPGARRLANLVNKGDVFREIVLHPVVLPLVEHVLEGSVKLSSLNARSANPHGDKPQPWHCDMGALPDRRGAWVSNVVWMLDDFTQDNGALRVVPGSHRFNRLPQDVLEDPLADHPRQCVVTGAAGSVIVMNAHLWHGGMANRTSRPRTAVHAFYCRRDKPQQQYQKQLLDADLPAALRELLALDDALNDELCRQNVVRSGFLA; this comes from the coding sequence ATGACCAACACGCAAGCGTGCCGGCAGTTGGATGACTTGGGCTACGTGCTGCTGCCAAATCTGATGGGCCACGACCTGCAGAGCAGGCTGCGCGACGGCGTCGAGCAGTTGTTCGCGTTGGAAGGCGCGGCCGCGGGATCCGAATTCAAACCCGAACCCGGCGCCCGACGGCTGGCCAACCTGGTCAATAAAGGCGACGTCTTTCGCGAGATCGTCCTGCATCCTGTCGTATTGCCGCTGGTCGAGCACGTGCTCGAAGGGAGCGTCAAGCTGAGCAGCTTGAATGCCCGATCGGCCAACCCGCACGGCGACAAGCCGCAGCCGTGGCACTGCGACATGGGTGCTTTGCCCGATCGGCGCGGCGCCTGGGTCTCGAATGTCGTTTGGATGCTGGACGACTTCACGCAGGACAACGGCGCGTTGCGCGTCGTGCCTGGCTCTCATCGCTTCAACCGCCTGCCCCAAGATGTGCTCGAAGATCCCCTGGCCGACCACCCGCGGCAGTGCGTCGTCACGGGTGCGGCGGGATCGGTGATCGTCATGAACGCTCATCTTTGGCACGGCGGAATGGCGAACCGGACTTCCCGCCCACGAACGGCCGTTCACGCCTTTTACTGTCGCCGCGACAAGCCCCAGCAGCAATACCAAAAGCAGTTGCTGGATGCCGATCTGCCGGCCGCGCTGCGGGAACTTTTGGCCTTGGACGATGCGTTGAACGACGAGCTTTGCAGGCAGAATGTTGTGCGGAGCGGCTTTCTCGCGTAG
- a CDS encoding homogentisate 1,2-dioxygenase, with protein sequence MIYHRLGEIPRKRHTQFRRPDGQLYHEHLMGSEGFSGIASLLYHLRPPTSIVMTKLLKRLEWHADADPLLRMRHFQLAQVPPSSGSTLSRTPILYNRDVALSIVRPADPDDYFYRNAEGDELIFVSEGSGVLESQLGNLAFRSGDYLVVPRGIFYRLVPDVGETRLLVIESAGQIRPPARYVNQCGQFMEHSPYCERDIRRPDSLPVHDEVGEFKLIVKHSNALTEVVLDHHPCDVVGWDGYYYPWALSIHDFEPIVGSLHQPPPVHQTFAGDNFVVCSFVPRLFDFHPEAVPVPYNHSNVMSDEVLFYANSEFMSRKGIEYASLTLHPEGLTHGPQPGRVEAALGRQRTDELAVMLDAFRPLRVARQALEYEDKQYSRSWLGQ encoded by the coding sequence ATGATCTACCACCGACTCGGCGAAATCCCGCGTAAGCGACATACGCAGTTCCGGCGGCCCGACGGGCAGCTCTATCACGAGCACCTGATGGGAAGCGAAGGCTTTTCCGGCATCGCCTCGCTGCTGTACCATCTGCGGCCGCCGACCAGCATCGTCATGACGAAGCTGCTCAAACGCCTCGAATGGCACGCCGACGCCGATCCGCTGTTGCGCATGCGGCACTTTCAACTGGCCCAAGTGCCGCCGTCGTCCGGCTCGACGCTGTCGCGCACGCCCATCCTCTATAATCGCGACGTGGCGCTGTCGATCGTGCGGCCCGCCGATCCCGACGATTACTTCTATCGCAATGCCGAAGGGGATGAACTGATCTTTGTCAGCGAAGGCAGCGGCGTGCTCGAATCGCAACTTGGCAATCTGGCGTTCCGTTCGGGCGACTACCTGGTTGTCCCGCGCGGCATTTTTTATCGGCTGGTGCCCGACGTGGGCGAAACCCGCCTGCTGGTGATCGAAAGCGCCGGACAAATCCGTCCGCCGGCCCGCTATGTGAACCAATGCGGTCAGTTCATGGAACACAGCCCGTATTGCGAACGCGACATTCGCCGGCCCGATTCCTTGCCGGTCCACGACGAAGTGGGCGAGTTCAAGCTGATCGTCAAGCACTCCAACGCCCTCACCGAAGTGGTCCTCGACCATCATCCTTGCGACGTGGTCGGCTGGGACGGTTATTATTATCCCTGGGCGCTGTCGATCCACGACTTCGAGCCGATTGTCGGCAGCCTGCACCAGCCGCCGCCGGTCCACCAAACGTTCGCCGGCGACAATTTCGTTGTCTGCTCGTTCGTGCCGCGTCTGTTCGATTTCCATCCGGAAGCGGTTCCGGTGCCGTACAACCACTCCAACGTGATGAGCGACGAAGTGCTGTTCTACGCCAACAGCGAGTTCATGAGCCGCAAAGGAATCGAATATGCTTCGCTGACGTTGCACCCCGAAGGGCTGACGCACGGTCCGCAGCCCGGCCGTGTCGAAGCGGCGCTGGGCCGGCAACGGACCGACGAGCTGGCGGTGATGCTCGACGCCTTCCGGCCACTGCGCGTCGCGCGGCAAGCGTTGGAGTATGAAGATAAACAGTATTCTCGATCGTGGCTGGGACAATAG
- a CDS encoding DUF2203 domain-containing protein — MSGNPWKNRKVFTVEQANTALPLVRAIAADLAQLSRDVIERRERLSFLAGGRERDKRDLYGEELAHVEEELHRDTERLQGYVEELRELGVEPKNGPEGLIDFPAVMDGRPVYLCWKLGEPEVLHWHDLDAGFRGRQPLTADSAAGAGTATGEGGEGSSSFDSLED; from the coding sequence ATGAGTGGCAACCCTTGGAAGAACCGCAAAGTCTTTACGGTCGAGCAGGCGAATACCGCTTTGCCCTTGGTGCGGGCCATTGCCGCCGACCTGGCGCAGCTCTCACGCGACGTCATCGAGCGACGCGAGCGTCTTTCGTTTTTGGCCGGTGGCCGAGAACGGGACAAACGCGACCTCTACGGCGAAGAGTTGGCGCATGTCGAGGAAGAGTTGCACCGAGACACCGAACGGTTGCAAGGGTATGTTGAAGAGTTGCGCGAGCTGGGTGTCGAACCGAAGAACGGGCCGGAGGGCCTGATCGACTTTCCGGCCGTGATGGACGGCCGCCCGGTCTATCTCTGCTGGAAGCTGGGCGAGCCGGAAGTGTTGCACTGGCACGATCTCGACGCAGGATTTCGCGGCCGTCAGCCGCTGACCGCCGATAGCGCCGCGGGCGCCGGCACTGCCACGGGCGAGGGCGGCGAAGGTTCAAGTTCGTTTGACAGTCTGGAGGACTGA
- a CDS encoding methyltransferase encodes MPLPVPATDPTPIFEAFRGNYGTELLTAAVAHFNVFGRLAERPMTLAALAGELGLEPRPAAVLFTALRAMGLLAADEQHRLVLTPVAREHLVPGAEFDVGAYVGLAAETPGVLAMVERLRTNRPPGTAENESGVAYLYREGVRSAMDEEASARHLTLALAGRAKNVAPVLAERLSLAGARLLVDVGGGSGMYAVALLRRFAKLRAVVWDRAEVLKVARELGEAYGVSDRLECRAGDMFSDPVPDDADCLLLSNVLHDWDVPECRRLVARFAAVLPSGGRLLIHDVFLDDNHGGPLPVALYSAALFSITEGRAYSAAEYREWLVESGLDPQPIVHTLVHCGVLEGRKP; translated from the coding sequence ATGCCGCTTCCAGTCCCCGCCACCGACCCAACGCCGATCTTCGAAGCGTTCCGCGGCAATTACGGCACCGAGTTGCTGACGGCGGCCGTCGCTCATTTCAACGTCTTCGGAAGGTTGGCTGAGCGTCCGATGACGCTCGCAGCGCTGGCCGGCGAGCTCGGCCTGGAACCAAGGCCCGCCGCCGTGCTCTTCACCGCTCTGCGGGCCATGGGCCTGCTGGCCGCCGACGAGCAACACCGACTCGTGCTGACGCCCGTCGCTCGCGAACATCTGGTGCCGGGCGCCGAGTTCGACGTCGGCGCCTATGTGGGACTGGCGGCCGAAACTCCCGGAGTGTTGGCCATGGTCGAGCGGCTGCGCACCAACCGCCCGCCGGGCACGGCCGAAAATGAGTCGGGCGTGGCGTACCTCTATCGCGAAGGCGTCCGCTCGGCGATGGACGAAGAGGCGTCCGCCCGACATCTCACGCTCGCTCTGGCGGGGCGCGCGAAAAACGTGGCCCCGGTGTTGGCCGAGCGCCTCTCGCTGGCCGGCGCGCGGCTGTTGGTCGACGTGGGCGGCGGCAGCGGGATGTATGCGGTGGCCTTGTTGCGTCGGTTTGCCAAGTTGCGGGCCGTCGTCTGGGACCGGGCCGAGGTGCTCAAAGTGGCCCGCGAACTGGGCGAGGCTTATGGCGTGAGCGACCGTCTGGAGTGCCGGGCGGGCGACATGTTTTCCGATCCCGTGCCCGATGACGCCGATTGCCTCTTGCTCTCCAATGTGCTGCACGACTGGGACGTGCCCGAATGTCGGCGGTTGGTGGCCCGCTTCGCGGCAGTGTTGCCATCGGGCGGGCGGCTGTTGATTCACGACGTCTTTCTCGACGACAATCACGGCGGCCCTTTGCCGGTGGCCCTGTATTCGGCCGCGCTGTTCAGCATCACCGAAGGCCGGGCCTACAGCGCCGCCGAATATCGCGAGTGGCTGGTGGAGTCGGGTCTCGATCCGCAGCCCATCGTACACACGCTGGTCCACTGCGGCGTACTCGAAGGGAGAAAGCCGTGA
- the csrA gene encoding carbon storage regulator CsrA, giving the protein MLVLSRKKNESIVINNDITIVVVEIRGDKVRLGVEAPKEVPVHRREVYDAIHRASSGSNGTSANAAAGNAPTGADTASEPSSS; this is encoded by the coding sequence ATGTTGGTTTTATCCCGTAAGAAAAATGAGAGCATCGTAATCAACAACGACATCACGATTGTCGTGGTTGAGATCCGCGGCGACAAGGTCCGTTTGGGGGTCGAAGCGCCGAAGGAGGTGCCCGTCCATCGCCGTGAGGTCTACGACGCCATCCACCGCGCCAGTAGCGGCTCCAACGGCACGTCGGCCAATGCGGCCGCTGGCAATGCACCCACGGGGGCCGATACGGCCAGCGAACCGTCGTCGAGTTAG